TTAGTTGGCTGTATAAAGGTATGAGCAGCAATAGACCGAGAGCGCGCTCATGACTGAAACCGATCATTACGCCACCTTCGATGCCGGCGACGTCCAGCTTGTCTCCGGCCAGGTCTTCCCCACGATGAAGCTGGCCTACAAGACCTATGGCTCGCTGAATGCCGCCCGCGACAATGTCATCGTTTACCCGACCTCATTTAGCGCCCAGCATGTCGACACGCATTGGCTGATCGCCCCGGACGGCGTGCTCGATCCCGAGCGCTATTTCATCGTCATCCCCAACCTGTTTGGCAACGGGCTGTCCTCGTCGCCTTCAAACTCGCCGGATGCCTGGAGCGATGGCCGCTATCCGCTCGTCACCTATCATGACGCCGTCGCGGTCCAGCACCGGCTTCTGGTCGAGCATCTTCAGGTCGAGAGGATCGAGCTCGTCTATGGCTGGTCGATGGGCGGCATGCAGGCCTATCACTGGGCGGCGCTCTATCCGGACATGGTCGAGCGCGTCGCTGTGGTCTGCGGAAGTGCCCGCTGCGCGCCGTTCAACCACGTCTTTCTTGAAGGCGTGAAGGCGGCGATCCAGGCGGACCCTGCGTACCAGAACGGCAGGTTCGTAACGCAGCCGACGGTAGGCATGAGGGCGATGGGGCGGGTTTATGCGGGGTGGGCTCTGTCGCATGCCTTCTATCGCGAAGAAGCCTGGCGGGGATTGGGCTATGTCTCGTGCGAGGACTTCCTTACGCGATCCTGGGATGGCGCTTTCGCCCGACGTGCAGGCGACGATCTGCTCGCCCAGATCGCAACTTGGCAGAACGGTGACGTCAGCGCCTGTGCGCGGTTCGGCGGCGATCTGACCAAGGCGCTGGCTGCGATCACGGCCAGAGTTCTGCTGATGCCGGGAGCAACCGACAGCTACTTCCAGCCCAGCGACAACGCCGACGAACTGCCGCTGCTCGTCAACGCTCGTTCCTCCGAATTGGCTCCGATCCCCTCGATCTACGGGCACCGGGCCGGTAATCCAATCCACATCCCTGCTGACCGCGCCTTCTTGCGACAGAAGGTTGAGGAGCTTCTTACGAGTTGAAGCCGTCCGACCAACCGAGCGAGTTCCCGGCATTACGGCCCACTCCATTGCCGCCGGGTCGGGCAGCGCGACCGTGACTACCAACGCCGAGAAGCTCGTGGTGCGCGCGAGGCCGCTCAGCGACGACGTGGTGGTGGCCGAATTTCACGGCTAACAAGCCCGCTGAGAGCTTCGGCCGCGACGGCTCTTCTGAGCCTCACGCTCAGCCAGGCGCAGTAGAGACGATGGCTACGCGCAAGAAGCGCCGGACGCTGGTCCGGCGGGATGCCCCACCAAACTTACATCAAGCAGCAGCCCCACAGCGGACACTTGAGTCGGCGACCGAGCGCGGATTTCTTAAACCACCTGCATTACCAAAGTGCCGCTGACGACCACTCGCAAAAAATTACTTTCCGTTGCGCGTGACTGCCAAGTTGCCATGGGATCTGGGCGCCTAGACGCTGGGCACTTCGCTTAATTTTAGGGCACATGTCCGAGCATTACATCGTACAACCTAAAGACGAGTTCCGATTACAGCGCGCGCTTGAATAGTTAATGAATCATAACGCTCAATAACTCCATCTTTACGTTACGTAGCTATGAAGGTTCAAACTCAGAGGGAACCTCCAATGCTAAAATTCTCTAGCCTGCGGACCAAGGCGGTCGCCGCAGTCAGCTTTCTCGTTGTCCTGTGCGTCTTTGTCATTGGCGGGCTGTCCCATCTCGCGCTTGAAAGCGATACGCGGGAGGCGATGAGGGAGAATACACGTCAGGCCCAGGTCCGGGCGGAAGACGTCGTCAGCAAGATCGAACAGCGCATCAAGACCTACGCGTCGATCTTCGCCTCGCACCCCGAGGTCATCCAGTCGCTTGAGGCTGGCGATCGGGCTAGGATACAGGAGGTGCTGGGCCGTCTGTTCCAACAATTGCGGACTCAGGACCCGGTCGTCGGCACCTTCGAGGTGACCGATGCCGCCGGAATCGTGGTGCTGCGCGCGCATGAGCCGGCGAAGCACGGGGACAACAAGGCCAGCGACCCCCTCGTCTCGCGGGCACTTGGCGGGACCGCGGGCAGCGGACTGACTGTGTCGCAGAGTTCGGGCGAAGTCTCCGTCGATGCCGTCCAGCCCGTGCTCGGCAAGGGCAATCGGCTGGGGACGATCAAGATCGGCTCGCGCTACCGTACAGAAACTGCTGCTGAGATGAAGAAGCTCAGCGGCGCCGATGTCGTCTTCGCTTATCGCGGCAAGCCGCTGGCCTCGACGGTCCCAGGTCTGCAGCAGCTTCCTTCCCTGCCGGAGCGGCAGGGTGAGACCGGTGAGATCTCGGTGGGCTCTGTCCCATACACCGTCGCGGCGTTGTCCCTGCGCACGCTGGGCGGCGAGCCGGTCCAGATTGTCACCTTGCGTGACAACCGGGCCGACCTCGAACAGCTGAAGGCTTTCGAGCTGGCCCTCGCATTGAAGGCACTCGTCTTTCTGCTAGTGATCTTGCCGCTCGTCATGATCGTCGTCAGCCGCAACGTCCGCACGATCCAGGACCTGACGAAAACGACCGATCGTCTCGCCAGCGGGGATCTGGAAACACCGATCCCGCATGCCGATAGGCAGGATGAGATCGGCACGATGGCGAAGGCGCTGCAGGTGTTCCGGGAGAACCTCGTCAAGGTGCGGGCACTGGAGGAGCAGGAGCGCGCGGCAGCCGAGCGGCGCTTGGCGCGGGCCCAGTCGATGGAGGCTGTGGTCTCTGATGTCGGCGAGGTGGTGGCTGCTGCGGCGGCGGGCGATTTCTCGGCGCGTCTGCAGATCGACCAGGCCGACGAGCAGATGCAGAAGCTTGTCGCCGGCATCAACGAGATCAATGCGGTGGTGGATTCCGCCACCAGCGAGTTCGCCCGCACGCTCTCGGCGGTCGCCGCCGGCGACCTGACGGTGCGGGTCGATGCCGCCTATCGCGGCAAGTTTGCCGAGCTGAAGGGCGCCATCAACGAAACGGTGGACCGCCTCTCGGCCACGGTGAAGACGATCCAGCTGACCTCGTCGGAGGTCGGGCTCGCCGCCCGCGAGATCAACATGGGTGCGGACGACCTGTCGAAGCGCACCGAGGAGCAGGCCTCGAGCCTGGAAGAGACCGCCGCGACCACGGAAGAGCTCGCGGCCTCGGTGAAGGCCTCGGCCCAGGCCTCGCGCCAGGCGGCTTCGATCGCCAACGAAGCGATGGAGGCGGCCCAGACCGGCGGCACCATCGCCGGCCAGGCGGTGGACGCCATGGCCCGCATCGAGGGCGCATCGACCAAGATCTCCGACATCATCCGCGTCATCGACGACATCGCCTTCCAGACCAACCTGCTGGCGCTGAACGCGGCGGTGGAAGCGGCCCGGGCCGGCGATGCCGGCAAGGGGTTTGCGGTCGTGGCCTCTGAAGTCCGCACGCTCGCCCAGCGTTCCAGCGAGGCGGCGAAGGACATCTCGGCCCTGATCTCGTCCTCGAACAGCGAGGTCGGCGAGGGCGTCAAGCTCGTCCGTCAGGCCGGCGAGCAGCTCAGCCAGATCCTCTCCGCCTCGAAGAAGGTCGCCGCCACCATCGCCGACATCTCGGCGGCGTCGGGCGAACAGGCCAACGGCATCGACGAGATGAGCCAGGCTATCGCGCATCTCGACGAGATGACCCAGCAGAACGCGGCACTCGCCGAACAGAGCGCGGCGTCGGCCGGCTCGCTCACCAGCCGCATCGGCCAGCTCAACGACCTCGTCGCCGCCTTCAGGACCGGGCCCGATGGGATCGGCCATGGCACGATGTCGACCGCGACTGAGCCCGCCCGCCTACGCCAGCTCGCGGAGACGGCCTTCGCACGAGCCCCGGACCGGACCGCGGCGCCGCGTCCTGCTCCGGCCAAGGCCGCCGCCCCCGCGCCGGCCCCGGCCAGGAAGGTCGCCAACAGCCGCGCCGGCGACTCCGGCCGGGAAGAGTTCTGAGCGCGGCTCCCTCGGGCGCCCGACCCGCCCTTAGCCGCTCTCCTACAGACCAAGGCCCTGCCGATCCGGCGGGGCCTTTCGCATTCGAGTTCGAAGAGGCATTTAAAGTTGCTCTGATGCGATAGGAGGCAAGGCTGATTGCATCATCCGTCGGAGAGTGCGCGTTGCCAGCCTACAGGCCGAGCGCTACCGGTAGGACATGCCGATGTACTCGATTCGCGAGATGTCCGTGGAGTTTGGGCTCACGCCGCGAACAATCCGCTTCTATGAGCAGAAGAGTTTATTGAAGCCGTCTCGTGATGCTACTATTTCAAATGTACCTCGCATCTTTAACGAAGAAGATCGGGCGCAGTTGGCGGAAATCGTCAAGCTGACCAAGATGGGCTTTACGCTGAACGAAATTGCAAGTGGCGATATGTCTGCTGATCGATATCGGCAACAGCTCGCGTTTTGC
This portion of the Bosea sp. OAE506 genome encodes:
- a CDS encoding alpha/beta fold hydrolase → MTETDHYATFDAGDVQLVSGQVFPTMKLAYKTYGSLNAARDNVIVYPTSFSAQHVDTHWLIAPDGVLDPERYFIVIPNLFGNGLSSSPSNSPDAWSDGRYPLVTYHDAVAVQHRLLVEHLQVERIELVYGWSMGGMQAYHWAALYPDMVERVAVVCGSARCAPFNHVFLEGVKAAIQADPAYQNGRFVTQPTVGMRAMGRVYAGWALSHAFYREEAWRGLGYVSCEDFLTRSWDGAFARRAGDDLLAQIATWQNGDVSACARFGGDLTKALAAITARVLLMPGATDSYFQPSDNADELPLLVNARSSELAPIPSIYGHRAGNPIHIPADRAFLRQKVEELLTS
- a CDS encoding methyl-accepting chemotaxis protein, which produces MLKFSSLRTKAVAAVSFLVVLCVFVIGGLSHLALESDTREAMRENTRQAQVRAEDVVSKIEQRIKTYASIFASHPEVIQSLEAGDRARIQEVLGRLFQQLRTQDPVVGTFEVTDAAGIVVLRAHEPAKHGDNKASDPLVSRALGGTAGSGLTVSQSSGEVSVDAVQPVLGKGNRLGTIKIGSRYRTETAAEMKKLSGADVVFAYRGKPLASTVPGLQQLPSLPERQGETGEISVGSVPYTVAALSLRTLGGEPVQIVTLRDNRADLEQLKAFELALALKALVFLLVILPLVMIVVSRNVRTIQDLTKTTDRLASGDLETPIPHADRQDEIGTMAKALQVFRENLVKVRALEEQERAAAERRLARAQSMEAVVSDVGEVVAAAAAGDFSARLQIDQADEQMQKLVAGINEINAVVDSATSEFARTLSAVAAGDLTVRVDAAYRGKFAELKGAINETVDRLSATVKTIQLTSSEVGLAAREINMGADDLSKRTEEQASSLEETAATTEELAASVKASAQASRQAASIANEAMEAAQTGGTIAGQAVDAMARIEGASTKISDIIRVIDDIAFQTNLLALNAAVEAARAGDAGKGFAVVASEVRTLAQRSSEAAKDISALISSSNSEVGEGVKLVRQAGEQLSQILSASKKVAATIADISAASGEQANGIDEMSQAIAHLDEMTQQNAALAEQSAASAGSLTSRIGQLNDLVAAFRTGPDGIGHGTMSTATEPARLRQLAETAFARAPDRTAAPRPAPAKAAAPAPAPARKVANSRAGDSGREEF
- a CDS encoding MerR family transcriptional regulator, translating into MYSIREMSVEFGLTPRTIRFYEQKSLLKPSRDATISNVPRIFNEEDRAQLAEIVKLTKMGFTLNEIASGDMSADRYRQQLAFCLDQIAELQEAISLLKERLRTD